From a region of the Branchiostoma floridae strain S238N-H82 chromosome 13, Bfl_VNyyK, whole genome shotgun sequence genome:
- the LOC118428845 gene encoding protein KIAA0556-like isoform X11: MEHSSNRRRWGNTEDRKTPIKPAEESSLKEEIDPSYEEYLLLLQQRNRLVKKLKQKDDKQIELERREKGFALYVNGANQKGRKGKTPSPPKQPKSARRSKTAGGYPRTLDHQQLQELQAQDQEEQRFRAKTAPGKVQRRNWLQGSVHIRTNIGDKMRVAAPDGEYSEDFDPGSDTDKEEEELARNMSLVLQGDSSDDNSDIEIDASKYENKSSSKQKHDVRSGQEDSRSSEEEEINEQLVLSINDVKTLRRSLEMNSSIQKNLAAAKKMEEPEEEIEEELEEDSLDEDKEEPVEDSGGLEPGDMIVLEFAGTSKKELQRDLSAARRKGTEHDDYIQPNRPNRTSHRDSPSRKEKVQKEITLEAEPVKRKERPLSAARKVQPGPQQDWSADRAEVLQAVQTENMALENLRRDTRSAPLSRAKAVPSEDPAAVLEALQAENQQVEEYRRDTRSAPAQEPPQDRQGGDQALGGEASSPNRKDKDSFLQSGDSLAQVMDKVLQMDAKQQKMLLKALGKIEKSAQPVSPRASGKESGDGTAVIPDVRRVREVKPREVRRAGTPAWAKADRSEPIPQELETDNVRASSKQDKSEGTIEVFCEMLSNWGHPTRLGLTEMEFFDLEGKKIPVSEADVVVTAAEDKKGTVGCLVNGKTKTIKDRHMWSCSFGPDSPSVELVFNLHGQTNSQQGFGISKVKIWNYNKSLAELDIGVRHMRLYIGVDLVFNGEVDKGCGNQVFDYSTTVLVGDQEETKPTSEPELRSETRIINYSDAKLELPEVEEEPPRSQESARGVSSPNRRRQRTPRISKKMAARLDGLQSPESSSSRSSSSRESPTCPTSPMSYDRDSGLGTESARTDRTRESQEEPSLLQQVQKQARAVSRGSKQDWFEPARNSPDQSKAKPRTKPLWLQAEEERDGSSSDSTGPTVQDTGLNTTLDKMVHWPQKGVPELPTLLDNMERPDSKRRPRSGRRRGQTPENRSSKDRPTHTPDVVADEGEEARWRNRALSFESSDPETEKVAGLPKQRLQQPCPDKLQESWNSLSLFNHSHRGRITNMDQEGDVLDDYLSGNKRSKTAEPTKEEEEVPDTMEEIFEIPVLPEGRELRINIRTTWGDRHYVGLNGIEVFSSTGQPVKIAKIIADPSDINVLPDYSSDPRVVTNLTDGVNRTRDDIHMWLAPYTPNGNHYICLTFQQPCKVAMIRIWNYNKSRIHSFRGARDIEMMLDKSLIFKGEIAKASGLLQGDLDSFGDTILFTMDEEILEAMAQYDETYEGDVEDYDEEEEAPFERPSTADKGKQTVTGDRPFTTAKAAERQMAAQRQQQQQQQQQLQTQVPVGEPRPDAYQGQVLQLNFTGTWGDPHYLGLTGLEVLGWEGDPLTLSPRMVSATPRDITVLPGYEDDTRTLDKLVDGCNVTTADEHMWLIPFNEGDGHVLTVDLGQPQYLTGLRFWNYNKGREDTYRGAKVVHLVLDGQVISPPQGYLIRKAPGNCNYDYAQDISFSQSPVSSQPVKLSSQPLELSVSSYGGRPARWLDKTRQSKLMNEEASQDYEPLIMPCGFVFELQLLSTWGDPYYVGLNGLDFYNENGDQIQLTQNNIAAYPESVNVLPGVEGDVRTPDKLIDGNNCTNDGKNMWIAPVLPGVINRVYVIFDQPQTVSMIKLWNYSKTPTRGVKEFGVLVDDLVVYNGILGMVPATRGILPTCDAPTPYHTILFTDDDAIAQRERHTVIRYFHPNFYPVMPVPHLLSHPFFLQHGNQVPDDQDVKMTDDNRVMAHHRQPKKPSVDQALRPTTSVTGPGRGAHRR, encoded by the exons ATGGAAC ACTCCAGTAATAGAAGACGATGGGGCAATACTGAAGACAGGAAAACTCCTATCAAACCTGCGGAAGAG TCTTCACTGAAAGAAGAGATTGATCCTAGCTATGAGGAGTACCTGCTGCTGTTACAACAAAGAAACAG ACTAGTGAAGAAGCTGAAACAGAAGGATGATAAACAGATAGAACTAGAGAGGAGGGAAAAGGGGTTTGCCTTGTATGTAAATGGAGCCAACCAGAAAGGAAGGAAGGGGAAGACTCCATCTCCCCCTAAACAACCCAAGTCTGCACGGAGGAGCAAGACAGCTGGAG GGTACCCCCGTACCCTAGACCACCAGCAGCTTCAGGAATTGCAGGCACAGGATCAGGAGGAACAACGTTTTCGTGCCAAGACTGCGCCAGGGAAGGTTCAGCGTAGGAACTGGCTCCAAGGATCGGTCCACATCAGGACAAACATAGGGGACAAGATGAGAGTGGCAGCTCCAG ATGGAGAGTACTCTGAGGACTTTGACCCTGGGAGTGAtacagacaaagaagaagaggagttaGCCAGGAACATGTCACTAGTTCTACAGGGGGATTCTTCTGATGACAACAGTGACATAGAGATTGATGCATCTAAATATGAGAACAAATCCTCAAGTAAACAG AAGCACGATGTTAGAAGTGGGCAGGAAGACAGCAGGAGCTCAGAGGAAGAAGAAATCAATGAACAGCTGGTGTTGAGTATTAATGATGTGAAGACGTTGAGAAGAAGTCTTGAGATGAACTCAAGTATACAGAAGAACCTTGCTGCTGCCAAGAAG ATGGAAGAACCAGAAGAAGAGATAGAAGAGGAGTTGGAAGAAGATAGCCTTGATGAGGAtaaag AAGAACCTGTTGAAGACAGTGGTGGACTGGAACCAGGAGATATGATTGTACTGGAGTTTGCTGGTACAAGTAAAAAGG AACTTCAAAGAGATCTGTCAGCTGCAAG ACGAAAAGGCACAGAGCATGATGACTACATACAGCCCAATAGACCAAATAGAACAAGCCACAGAGATAG CCCAAGCAGGAAAGAAAAGGTGCAAAAGGAGATAACTTTAGAAGCAG AACCAGTGAAAAGGAAGGAGCGCCCCCTTTCAGCAGCTAGGAAAGTGCAGCCAGGTCCCCAGCAGGACTGGAGTGCAGACAGGGCAGAGGTACTGCAGGCAGTACAGACTGAGAACATGGCACTGGAGAACCTGAGGAGGGACACCAGGAGTGCACCACTCAGTAGGgccaag GCTGTCCCTAGTGAGGACCCTGCTGCTGTGTTAGAAGCCCTGCAGGCTGAGAACCAGCAGGTAGAGGAGTATAGGAGGGACACCAGGTCTGCACCTGCACAGGAGCCTCCTCAGGACAGGCAGGGGGGAGATCAG gCCCTTGGGGGAGAAGCTTCTTCCCCAAACAGGAAAGATAAGGACAGTTTCCTACAGTCTGGGGACTCCCTGGCTCAAGTCATGGACAAGGTTCTACAGATGGATGCTAA ACAACAGAAGATGCTCCTGAAGGCCCTAGGTAAGATAGAGAAGTCAGCACAGCCTGTGTCTCCCAGGGCCTCAGGAAAGGAGAGTGGAGATGGGACAGCCGTCATACCTGATGTCAGGCGGGTCAGAGAAGTGAAACCCAGAGAGGTGAGGAGAGCAGGGACGCCTGCATGGGCCAAGGCTGATAGGAGTGAGCCTATACCACAG GAGCTTGAAACAGATAATGTCAGGGCCAGCAGTAAGCAGGATAAAAGCGAGGGTACGATAGAGGTGTTCTGTGAGATGTTATCCAACTGGGGACACCCCACCAGACTGGGGCTGACAGAGATGGAGTTCTTCGACCTGGAAGGGAAGAAGATACCAGTATCTGAAGCTGATGTTGTGGTAACCGCGGCTGAGGACAAGAAGGGAACTGTTGGATGTCTGGTCAATGGCAAAACTAAG acAATCAAAGACCGTCACATGTGGAGCTGTAGTTTTGGTCCTGACAGCCCTTCTGTAGAGCTGGTGTTTAACTTACACGGACAGACTAACAGCCAACAGGGCTTCGGTATCTCCAAGGTCAAGATATGGAACTACAACAAGAGTCTTGCG GAACTAGACATTGGTGTGCGACACATGAGACTGTACATTGGAGTTGACCTGGTATTCAACGGCGAGGTGGATAAAGGCTGTGGGAACCAGGTGTTTGATTACAGCACCACCGTGCTGGTGGGAGACCAGGAGGAGACCAAGCCCACATCAGAGCCAGAACTGCGGTCTGAGACCAGAATCATTAACTATTCTGATGCCAAGTTGGAGCTGCCTGAAGTGGAAGAGGAACCACCTCGGAGTCAGGAGTCTGCAAGAg GAGTGAGCTCCCCTAACAGAAGGAGACAGAGAACACCTCGGATCTCCAAGAAGATGGCTGCCAGGCTGGACGGCCTCCAGAGCCCTGAGTCATCTTCTTCACGCTCGTCGTCTTCTCGAGAAAGTCCTACATGTCCTACAAGTCCTAtgag CTATGACAGGGATTCAGGACTAGGGACAGAAAGTGCACGGACAGACAGAACAAGAGAAAGCCAGGAAGAACCATCCCTATTACAACAAGTGCAGAAACAagccag GGCTGTGTCTAGAGGCAGTAAGCAAGACTGGTTTGAGCCAGCCAGAAATTCTCCTGACCA AAGTAAAGCCAAGCCAAGAACCAAGCCTCTGTGGCTGCAGGCAGAAG AAGAAAGAGATGGCAGTAGCTCAGATTCTACTGGGCCCACAGTGCAGGACACAGGACTCAACACTACCCTGGACAAGATGGTGCATTGGCCACAGAAAGG TGTTCCAGAGTTGCCCACCTTACTGGACAACATGGAGAGACCAGACAGTAAGAGGAGACCGAGGAGTGGTCGGAGAAGGGGCCAGACTCCGGAGAACAGGTCATCTAAGGACAGACCTACACACACTCCAG ATGTTGTTGCTGATGAAGGTGAAGAAGCAAGATGGCGGAATCGCGCCTTGTCCTTCGAGTCGAGCGACCCGGAGACAGAGAAGGTGGCAGGACTCCCGAAACAGCGCTTACAGCAGCCTTGTCCTGACAAGCTGCAGGAGTCGTGGAACTCCCTGTCTCTGTTCAACCACTCTCACAGGGGACGCATCACCAACATGGACCAGGAAG GTGATGTCCTTGATGACTACCTGTCTGGAAACAAGAGAAGTAAAACAGCAGAGCCCACAAAGGAAGAGGAGGAAGTTCCAGATACTATGGA AGAAATCTTTGAGATCCCAGTACTGCCTGAAGGTAGAGAACTGAGGATCAACATCAGGACAACATGGGGAGACAGGCACTATGTAGGGCTGAATGGGATTGAAGTCTTCAGCAGCACTGGACAGCCAGTAAAAATTGCCAAG ATAATTGCGGACCCATCCGATATCAACGTCCTTCCTGACTACAGCTCGGACCCACGCGTAGTCACCAACCTGACGGACGGTGTGAATCGTACGCGGGACGACATCCACATGTGGCTGGCTCCCTACACGCCAAACGGCAACCACTACATCTGTCTCACCTTCCAACAGCCGTGTAAAGTGGCCATGATAAGAATATGG AACTACAACAAGTCcagaattcattcattcagaggTGCAAGGGACATTGAGATGATGCTAGATAAAAGTTTAATTTTCAAGGGAGAAATAGCAAA AGCAAGTGGTCTGCTGCAGGGTGACTTGGACTCCTTTGGTGAT ACCATACTGTTCACCATGGATGAGGAGATACTAGAGGCCATGGCACAGTATGATGAGACGTATGAGGGGGATGTGGAAGACTATGATGAAGAAGAGGAGGCACCGTTTGAGAGACCAAGCACTGCAGACAAGGGAAAACAG ACTGTCACAGGGGACCGACCTTTCACAACAGCTAAAGCTGCGGAGAGACAGATGGCTgcacaacgacaacaacaacaacaacaacaacaacaattacaaACACAGGTTCCTGTGGGGGAGCCACGGCCTGATGCCTACCAGGGACAAG TGTTGCAGTTGAATTTCACTGGGACCTGGGGCGACCCCCACTACCTGGGGCTGACTGGACTGGAGGTGCTGGGCTGGGAAGGAGATCCTCTGACTCTCAGTCCCAGGATGGTCAGTGCCACCCCTAGGGACATCACAGTACTTCCAGGGTATGAGGATGACACCAGGACTTTGGATAA gTTGGTGGATGGCTGCAATGTGACCACAGCAGATGAGCACATGTGGCTGATACCATTTAACGAGGGGGACGGCCATGTCTTGACAGTTGACCTGGGCCAGCCACAGTACCTGACAGGGCTGAGGTTCTGGAACTACAACAAGGGCCGTGAGGACACTTACAGAGGG GCCAAGGTTGTCCACCTGGTGTTGGATGGACAGGTCATCTCCCCACCCCAAGGTTACCTTATCAGGAAGGCTCCAGGGAACTGTAACTATGACTACGCACAGGACATCAGCTTCTCTCAGAGCCCTGTCTCCTCACAACCTGTTAAACTGTCATCACAACCCCTGGAGCTTTCTGTTAG CAGCTATGGTGGACGTCCTGCCAGGTGGTTAGATAAAACCAG ACAGAGTAAGCTGATGAATGAAGAGGCCAGTCAGGACTACGAACCACTCATCATGCCATGTGGAT TTGTGTTTGAGCTCCAGCTGCTGTCGACCTGGGGTGACCCCTACTATGTTGGGCTGAATGGTCTGGACTTCTACAACGAGAATGGGGACCAGATCCAGCTGACTCAGAACA ACATTGCTGCGTACCCTGAGAGTGTGAACGTGCTACCAGGTGTGGAGGGGGATGTGAGAACACCTGACAAGCTCATAGATGGGAACAACTGCACCAACGATGGCAAAAACATGTGGATAGCACCTGTCCTACCTGGGGTG ATCAACAGAGTGTATGTGATATTTGACCAGCCACAGACAGTCTCCATGATTAAGTTGTGGAACTACAGCAAGACTCCAACCAGGGGTGTGAAGGAGTTTGGG GTGTTGGTGGATGACCTTGTTGTGTACAACGGTATCCTGGGCATGGTGCCGGCCACACGTGGGATCCTGCCCACATGTGATGCTCCCACACCTTACCACACAATCCTCTTCACCGATGATGATGCTATCgctcagagagagagacatactGTCATCAG GTACTTCCACCCAAACTTCTATCCAGTCATGCCAGTTCCTCATCTTCTTAGTCATcctttctttttacaacatgG TAATCAGGTCCCAGATGACCAGGATGTGAAGATGACAGATGATAACAGAGTGATGGCACATCACAGGCAGCCCAAGAAACCTTCAGTGGACCAGG CTTTACGCCCAACCACATCGGTGACAGGACCAGGAAGAGGTGCGCATAGAAGATAG
- the LOC118428845 gene encoding protein KIAA0556-like isoform X7, whose amino-acid sequence MEHSSNRRRWGNTEDRKTPIKPAEESSLKEEIDPSYEEYLLLLQQRNRLVKKLKQKDDKQIELERREKGFALYVNGANQKGRKGKTPSPPKQPKSARRSKTAGGYPRTLDHQQLQELQAQDQEEQRFRAKTAPGKVQRRNWLQGSVHIRTNIGDKMRVAAPVVSPSPKLPPIISPSVPPLGCTFTVPRDSPVPSKLPCVNGTSFSTKDRDYCLPGTRCYQDYGEYSEDFDPGSDTDKEEEELARNMSLVLQGDSSDDNSDIEIDASKYENKSSSKQKHDVRSGQEDSRSSEEEEINEQLVLSINDVKTLRRSLEMNSSIQKNLAAAKKMEEPEEEIEEELEEDSLDEDKEEPVEDSGGLEPGDMIVLEFAGTSKKELQRDLSAARRKGTEHDDYIQPNRPNRTSHRDSPSRKEKVQKEITLEAEPVKRKERPLSAARKVQPGPQQDWSADRAEVLQAVQTENMALENLRRDTRSAPLSRAKAVPSEDPAAVLEALQAENQQVEEYRRDTRSAPAQEPPQDRQGGDQALGGEASSPNRKDKDSFLQSGDSLAQVMDKVLQMDAKQQKMLLKALGKIEKSAQPVSPRASGKESGDGTAVIPDVRRVREVKPREVRRAGTPAWAKADRSEPIPQELETDNVRASSKQDKSEGTIEVFCEMLSNWGHPTRLGLTEMEFFDLEGKKIPVSEADVVVTAAEDKKGTVGCLVNGKTKTIKDRHMWSCSFGPDSPSVELVFNLHGQTNSQQGFGISKVKIWNYNKSLAELDIGVRHMRLYIGVDLVFNGEVDKGCGNQVFDYSTTVLVGDQEETKPTSEPELRSETRIINYSDAKLELPEVEEEPPRSQESARGVSSPNRRRQRTPRISKKMAARLDGLQSPESSSSRSSSSRESPTCPTSPMSYDRDSGLGTESARTDRTRESQEEPSLLQQVQKQARSKAKPRTKPLWLQAEEERDGSSSDSTGPTVQDTGLNTTLDKMVHWPQKGVPELPTLLDNMERPDSKRRPRSGRRRGQTPENRSSKDRPTHTPDVVADEGEEARWRNRALSFESSDPETEKVAGLPKQRLQQPCPDKLQESWNSLSLFNHSHRGRITNMDQEGDVLDDYLSGNKRSKTAEPTKEEEEVPDTMEEIFEIPVLPEGRELRINIRTTWGDRHYVGLNGIEVFSSTGQPVKIAKIIADPSDINVLPDYSSDPRVVTNLTDGVNRTRDDIHMWLAPYTPNGNHYICLTFQQPCKVAMIRIWNYNKSRIHSFRGARDIEMMLDKSLIFKGEIAKASGLLQGDLDSFGDTILFTMDEEILEAMAQYDETYEGDVEDYDEEEEAPFERPSTADKGKQTVTGDRPFTTAKAAERQMAAQRQQQQQQQQQLQTQVPVGEPRPDAYQGQVLQLNFTGTWGDPHYLGLTGLEVLGWEGDPLTLSPRMVSATPRDITVLPGYEDDTRTLDKLVDGCNVTTADEHMWLIPFNEGDGHVLTVDLGQPQYLTGLRFWNYNKGREDTYRGAKVVHLVLDGQVISPPQGYLIRKAPGNCNYDYAQDISFSQSPVSSQPVKLSSQPLELSVSSYGGRPARWLDKTRQSKLMNEEASQDYEPLIMPCGFVFELQLLSTWGDPYYVGLNGLDFYNENGDQIQLTQNNIAAYPESVNVLPGVEGDVRTPDKLIDGNNCTNDGKNMWIAPVLPGVINRVYVIFDQPQTVSMIKLWNYSKTPTRGVKEFGVLVDDLVVYNGILGMVPATRGILPTCDAPTPYHTILFTDDDAIAQRERHTVIRYFHPNFYPVMPVPHLLSHPFFLQHGNQVPDDQDVKMTDDNRVMAHHRQPKKPSVDQALRPTTSVTGPGRGAHRR is encoded by the exons ATGGAAC ACTCCAGTAATAGAAGACGATGGGGCAATACTGAAGACAGGAAAACTCCTATCAAACCTGCGGAAGAG TCTTCACTGAAAGAAGAGATTGATCCTAGCTATGAGGAGTACCTGCTGCTGTTACAACAAAGAAACAG ACTAGTGAAGAAGCTGAAACAGAAGGATGATAAACAGATAGAACTAGAGAGGAGGGAAAAGGGGTTTGCCTTGTATGTAAATGGAGCCAACCAGAAAGGAAGGAAGGGGAAGACTCCATCTCCCCCTAAACAACCCAAGTCTGCACGGAGGAGCAAGACAGCTGGAG GGTACCCCCGTACCCTAGACCACCAGCAGCTTCAGGAATTGCAGGCACAGGATCAGGAGGAACAACGTTTTCGTGCCAAGACTGCGCCAGGGAAGGTTCAGCGTAGGAACTGGCTCCAAGGATCGGTCCACATCAGGACAAACATAGGGGACAAGATGAGAGTGGCAGCTCCAG TTGTTTCTCCCTCACCCAAGCTGCCCCCTATTATTTCCCCCTCTGTTCCACCTCTTGGCTGTACCTTCACTGTTCCAAGGGACAGCCCTGTCCCCTCCAAGCTTCCTTGTGTCAATGGAACCtcttttagcaccaaggacagggactaTTGTCTTCCAGGCACACGCTGCTATCAGGACT ATGGAGAGTACTCTGAGGACTTTGACCCTGGGAGTGAtacagacaaagaagaagaggagttaGCCAGGAACATGTCACTAGTTCTACAGGGGGATTCTTCTGATGACAACAGTGACATAGAGATTGATGCATCTAAATATGAGAACAAATCCTCAAGTAAACAG AAGCACGATGTTAGAAGTGGGCAGGAAGACAGCAGGAGCTCAGAGGAAGAAGAAATCAATGAACAGCTGGTGTTGAGTATTAATGATGTGAAGACGTTGAGAAGAAGTCTTGAGATGAACTCAAGTATACAGAAGAACCTTGCTGCTGCCAAGAAG ATGGAAGAACCAGAAGAAGAGATAGAAGAGGAGTTGGAAGAAGATAGCCTTGATGAGGAtaaag AAGAACCTGTTGAAGACAGTGGTGGACTGGAACCAGGAGATATGATTGTACTGGAGTTTGCTGGTACAAGTAAAAAGG AACTTCAAAGAGATCTGTCAGCTGCAAG ACGAAAAGGCACAGAGCATGATGACTACATACAGCCCAATAGACCAAATAGAACAAGCCACAGAGATAG CCCAAGCAGGAAAGAAAAGGTGCAAAAGGAGATAACTTTAGAAGCAG AACCAGTGAAAAGGAAGGAGCGCCCCCTTTCAGCAGCTAGGAAAGTGCAGCCAGGTCCCCAGCAGGACTGGAGTGCAGACAGGGCAGAGGTACTGCAGGCAGTACAGACTGAGAACATGGCACTGGAGAACCTGAGGAGGGACACCAGGAGTGCACCACTCAGTAGGgccaag GCTGTCCCTAGTGAGGACCCTGCTGCTGTGTTAGAAGCCCTGCAGGCTGAGAACCAGCAGGTAGAGGAGTATAGGAGGGACACCAGGTCTGCACCTGCACAGGAGCCTCCTCAGGACAGGCAGGGGGGAGATCAG gCCCTTGGGGGAGAAGCTTCTTCCCCAAACAGGAAAGATAAGGACAGTTTCCTACAGTCTGGGGACTCCCTGGCTCAAGTCATGGACAAGGTTCTACAGATGGATGCTAA ACAACAGAAGATGCTCCTGAAGGCCCTAGGTAAGATAGAGAAGTCAGCACAGCCTGTGTCTCCCAGGGCCTCAGGAAAGGAGAGTGGAGATGGGACAGCCGTCATACCTGATGTCAGGCGGGTCAGAGAAGTGAAACCCAGAGAGGTGAGGAGAGCAGGGACGCCTGCATGGGCCAAGGCTGATAGGAGTGAGCCTATACCACAG GAGCTTGAAACAGATAATGTCAGGGCCAGCAGTAAGCAGGATAAAAGCGAGGGTACGATAGAGGTGTTCTGTGAGATGTTATCCAACTGGGGACACCCCACCAGACTGGGGCTGACAGAGATGGAGTTCTTCGACCTGGAAGGGAAGAAGATACCAGTATCTGAAGCTGATGTTGTGGTAACCGCGGCTGAGGACAAGAAGGGAACTGTTGGATGTCTGGTCAATGGCAAAACTAAG acAATCAAAGACCGTCACATGTGGAGCTGTAGTTTTGGTCCTGACAGCCCTTCTGTAGAGCTGGTGTTTAACTTACACGGACAGACTAACAGCCAACAGGGCTTCGGTATCTCCAAGGTCAAGATATGGAACTACAACAAGAGTCTTGCG GAACTAGACATTGGTGTGCGACACATGAGACTGTACATTGGAGTTGACCTGGTATTCAACGGCGAGGTGGATAAAGGCTGTGGGAACCAGGTGTTTGATTACAGCACCACCGTGCTGGTGGGAGACCAGGAGGAGACCAAGCCCACATCAGAGCCAGAACTGCGGTCTGAGACCAGAATCATTAACTATTCTGATGCCAAGTTGGAGCTGCCTGAAGTGGAAGAGGAACCACCTCGGAGTCAGGAGTCTGCAAGAg GAGTGAGCTCCCCTAACAGAAGGAGACAGAGAACACCTCGGATCTCCAAGAAGATGGCTGCCAGGCTGGACGGCCTCCAGAGCCCTGAGTCATCTTCTTCACGCTCGTCGTCTTCTCGAGAAAGTCCTACATGTCCTACAAGTCCTAtgag CTATGACAGGGATTCAGGACTAGGGACAGAAAGTGCACGGACAGACAGAACAAGAGAAAGCCAGGAAGAACCATCCCTATTACAACAAGTGCAGAAACAagccag AAGTAAAGCCAAGCCAAGAACCAAGCCTCTGTGGCTGCAGGCAGAAG AAGAAAGAGATGGCAGTAGCTCAGATTCTACTGGGCCCACAGTGCAGGACACAGGACTCAACACTACCCTGGACAAGATGGTGCATTGGCCACAGAAAGG TGTTCCAGAGTTGCCCACCTTACTGGACAACATGGAGAGACCAGACAGTAAGAGGAGACCGAGGAGTGGTCGGAGAAGGGGCCAGACTCCGGAGAACAGGTCATCTAAGGACAGACCTACACACACTCCAG ATGTTGTTGCTGATGAAGGTGAAGAAGCAAGATGGCGGAATCGCGCCTTGTCCTTCGAGTCGAGCGACCCGGAGACAGAGAAGGTGGCAGGACTCCCGAAACAGCGCTTACAGCAGCCTTGTCCTGACAAGCTGCAGGAGTCGTGGAACTCCCTGTCTCTGTTCAACCACTCTCACAGGGGACGCATCACCAACATGGACCAGGAAG GTGATGTCCTTGATGACTACCTGTCTGGAAACAAGAGAAGTAAAACAGCAGAGCCCACAAAGGAAGAGGAGGAAGTTCCAGATACTATGGA AGAAATCTTTGAGATCCCAGTACTGCCTGAAGGTAGAGAACTGAGGATCAACATCAGGACAACATGGGGAGACAGGCACTATGTAGGGCTGAATGGGATTGAAGTCTTCAGCAGCACTGGACAGCCAGTAAAAATTGCCAAG ATAATTGCGGACCCATCCGATATCAACGTCCTTCCTGACTACAGCTCGGACCCACGCGTAGTCACCAACCTGACGGACGGTGTGAATCGTACGCGGGACGACATCCACATGTGGCTGGCTCCCTACACGCCAAACGGCAACCACTACATCTGTCTCACCTTCCAACAGCCGTGTAAAGTGGCCATGATAAGAATATGG AACTACAACAAGTCcagaattcattcattcagaggTGCAAGGGACATTGAGATGATGCTAGATAAAAGTTTAATTTTCAAGGGAGAAATAGCAAA AGCAAGTGGTCTGCTGCAGGGTGACTTGGACTCCTTTGGTGAT ACCATACTGTTCACCATGGATGAGGAGATACTAGAGGCCATGGCACAGTATGATGAGACGTATGAGGGGGATGTGGAAGACTATGATGAAGAAGAGGAGGCACCGTTTGAGAGACCAAGCACTGCAGACAAGGGAAAACAG ACTGTCACAGGGGACCGACCTTTCACAACAGCTAAAGCTGCGGAGAGACAGATGGCTgcacaacgacaacaacaacaacaacaacaacaacaattacaaACACAGGTTCCTGTGGGGGAGCCACGGCCTGATGCCTACCAGGGACAAG TGTTGCAGTTGAATTTCACTGGGACCTGGGGCGACCCCCACTACCTGGGGCTGACTGGACTGGAGGTGCTGGGCTGGGAAGGAGATCCTCTGACTCTCAGTCCCAGGATGGTCAGTGCCACCCCTAGGGACATCACAGTACTTCCAGGGTATGAGGATGACACCAGGACTTTGGATAA gTTGGTGGATGGCTGCAATGTGACCACAGCAGATGAGCACATGTGGCTGATACCATTTAACGAGGGGGACGGCCATGTCTTGACAGTTGACCTGGGCCAGCCACAGTACCTGACAGGGCTGAGGTTCTGGAACTACAACAAGGGCCGTGAGGACACTTACAGAGGG GCCAAGGTTGTCCACCTGGTGTTGGATGGACAGGTCATCTCCCCACCCCAAGGTTACCTTATCAGGAAGGCTCCAGGGAACTGTAACTATGACTACGCACAGGACATCAGCTTCTCTCAGAGCCCTGTCTCCTCACAACCTGTTAAACTGTCATCACAACCCCTGGAGCTTTCTGTTAG CAGCTATGGTGGACGTCCTGCCAGGTGGTTAGATAAAACCAG ACAGAGTAAGCTGATGAATGAAGAGGCCAGTCAGGACTACGAACCACTCATCATGCCATGTGGAT TTGTGTTTGAGCTCCAGCTGCTGTCGACCTGGGGTGACCCCTACTATGTTGGGCTGAATGGTCTGGACTTCTACAACGAGAATGGGGACCAGATCCAGCTGACTCAGAACA ACATTGCTGCGTACCCTGAGAGTGTGAACGTGCTACCAGGTGTGGAGGGGGATGTGAGAACACCTGACAAGCTCATAGATGGGAACAACTGCACCAACGATGGCAAAAACATGTGGATAGCACCTGTCCTACCTGGGGTG ATCAACAGAGTGTATGTGATATTTGACCAGCCACAGACAGTCTCCATGATTAAGTTGTGGAACTACAGCAAGACTCCAACCAGGGGTGTGAAGGAGTTTGGG GTGTTGGTGGATGACCTTGTTGTGTACAACGGTATCCTGGGCATGGTGCCGGCCACACGTGGGATCCTGCCCACATGTGATGCTCCCACACCTTACCACACAATCCTCTTCACCGATGATGATGCTATCgctcagagagagagacatactGTCATCAG GTACTTCCACCCAAACTTCTATCCAGTCATGCCAGTTCCTCATCTTCTTAGTCATcctttctttttacaacatgG TAATCAGGTCCCAGATGACCAGGATGTGAAGATGACAGATGATAACAGAGTGATGGCACATCACAGGCAGCCCAAGAAACCTTCAGTGGACCAGG CTTTACGCCCAACCACATCGGTGACAGGACCAGGAAGAGGTGCGCATAGAAGATAG